Genomic window (Nitratidesulfovibrio vulgaris str. Hildenborough):
CGCGTTCGAGCAACTCCCGTGCGGGTGGAGTATGGGTCGAGATGCGTTCTATGGTGGCGTCGGGAAACAGGTCATCGACGATGCGATCGACACTTTTCCTGATGATGAGGTCGCCGAGATTGGTACTCGGTCGCCCTTCATTATCCTGAAGGGCCGGGTCGAAGATGTTGATGCGTGTCATGGCTACGTCCTAGGCTCCTGCCCCGTTTCCGTGTGTGTGTCGCGCCGTTGCCGTAAAGCGCGGCATGGGGCCTTCGGCCCGCCGGGACACGGTCATGGGTGCATTCCGAGGCGGGATTTCGTGCCCCTGTAGACGCGGCGCAAGGCCATCCATACCGGCGTGGGGAGTTCCCTGCGCAGCCAGTTCTTGAACGCACTGCCGGGCCGCGGGTCTGAAACGGGGATGGACGGTTCTGCCTCGTGCGCTTCGGTATGCGCGAAGAAGATGTTCTTGCCGAGACGTCCGGGCGCAAGCAGGCCTGCCTCTTCGAGATTGGTGTGAAAGCTGTGATACTCCGCCTGCAGGCAGCGGCTGTTCCGTGCGTAGAGTGCCGCCCATGTGCCGAGGCTGGCCCGCAGGTTCGCGTCCGCATGCAACTGGTGCAGCCTCGTGATGAGGGCGTCAGGGGTCTCGTCCACGAGAAAACCTGAAACACCGTCCACGACCGCGTCTGGCAACCCCGTGCAGCGGTAGGCGAGGGAGGGGATGCCGCAGCAGGCGGCTTCCATGAGTGTCTGCCCGAACGTTTCGGCATGGCTGAAGCTCACCACCACGTCTGCCGCACGGTAGGCCGTAGCAACGGCTTCAGGGTCATGCAGGTAGCCGAGGGCCGTGAGTATGGGGAAGCGTGCGATCATCTCCTGTTCGACCACGCCGAAGCATATCACCTGAAGGTTCTCAAGCCCGGCCCCTGAAAGAGCCTCAAGACCCTCCACGGAACCCTTGAACGGCGACGAGAAGTCGACCATGGGCATGAGGACCACGAAGGCGTCCATGTCCAGCCCGAGTTGGCGGCGCGCTTCGAGCCTGTCTCCGGGGTGGAAGATGGATTCGTCGCAACCGAGGCGAAGCAGCCGCGCCTCATGCCCGGGCGTGGTGCAGCCATCATGCTGGGCGCGTGTCCAGTTGCTGTTGGCCAGTGCGAGAAACGTGTCGCGGGCCATGACCTCGCGCTTGGCGTCCCATGCCTTGCGGATGTCCCCGGCGGCGATGGTGGGATAGGTGTCGGGGCTTGGGCAGGTGTGGTCGCACCCTGCAAGGTGTCTGACGCAGTCGAGAAAGCCGGGATGCGGGCAATGTCCGGTGAGCAGCCACAGGTCATGCAGGCAGAAGCATGTGGGCCAGCGGTCTGTAAGCCTGACGAGCATGTCCGAGTCGGCGATGGTGCAATGGAGATTGCCGCAGACGACGACATCGGGCTCGAAGGCCTCGATCTCGGAAATGATCCTCGCCGCAGTCGCCTCGAAAACATCGCGGGGACTCTGGAACCCCGTGGCCCATCCCCTGACCGTGTGCCCCGCCGAGGAAACGGCCGTGAAAAGGCGCTGGTGCGCGATACCCGCCCCGTACTGGAACCCGATGTCGTTGACGAAGGCGACCTTGAGGGGGGGCGGGGGTGGCGGAAGAGTGGTGCGCGTGATGGGCGGCAGGCCATGCGTGGTGCGCCAAGCATTGGCCACCGGGATGTATTCGTCGGGGGATGCGTCGGGGTTGTTGGTCTTCTGTTCTTCATGCAGGCGGAACATGGCGACGGGTGCGCCGATGACATGCAGTCGGGCACCGCATGAGGCGAAGCGAAGCCACATTTCGACATCCATGCAGTAATGGAGGTCCTCCCGCACTTGCCCGCCCGCCCGCTGCCACAGGTCGCGGGTGAACATGACCTCGGGCTGGTAGAAGAACTTGCCTGTCTGCCAGCCGCCGTAGAGGTCTGAAATCTCTTCCGCAGGCAGGGTGCCATCGGCGCAGGACGTGAGATGGGTCCCCAGATATCCCCCGTTCCGATACAGCTGGCAGCCTCCGGCTACCATGTCGGCACCGGACATGTGAAAGGCCATGGCCACAGCCGCAAGCGCCCCCGGGGCAAGCAGGTCGTCGCTGTTGAGCCATGTGACGATTTCGCCCGTGGCAAGGCGCATGCCCTTGTTGATGGCGTTCGACTGACCGGTGTCGGGCTCTTGTATGATGCGGGCGACGTGACCCCTGTATCTGTCAAGGATGGCGGCTGTTCCGTCCTTCGATGCACCATCGACGATGATATGCTCTACATCGGGGTATCCCTGTTCGAGAACGGAGATGATGGTCTCTTCGATGTACTTCGCATTGTTGTAGGACGGCGTGACGATGGATATGCGAGGCCATGCACTGCCGTCGGGAAGCGTGGATGGTATGGCGACGGGGTGCTGGTTTTTCCTGAAAGCTTTGAGCATAACGTTCCGATCACTTGCTGTTACAAGACACGTTTCGCCATGTCTTTGCCGTGGTTCATGATGTGAATCGCTGCGTCACTTGACGTTGTGAATGTATCACGTGACGTATCAATGGTATATGCCGTACATCATGGTGCTGGCTTGTCGAATGGCGCAACCTTGAGAAATCCATCCATCGCATTGGATGCAAGTCTCTCATCTGCGGGCCCATGCATCCCATGATGTTCTTGATTTATGATGTCATCCTCATATATATCTGTGTATCTTTGTGCAATGTTTTTTCCATTAAAACGGTTCATGGCGAACATCCGGGCTTTCTGACGGAGAGACTCCATGTCACTCGAAAGCAGCCTGTCGAGTGCTTCGGCAAGGTGTTGCGGCTGGTTGCCCGAGATGAAACCCGTTTCCCCGTCCTGGAAAGCCTCTGTGCTGCCACCCGCATCGAAGGATATGACCGGGGTTCCGCAACATTGCGCCTCGCAAAGGGTGTTGGAGAGGTTGTCGAGACGTGATGGATGCACGAAGACATCCGCCATGTTGTACCAGTCCACCAGTGATTCCGCATCGAGGCTTCCGACATGCCGCGTGGGGAACGATGCCAGCAGGTTCGCCCCGCCTGCACCGAAGAGTACGAGTTCGAATGAGATGTGCGGACGTCTCTGTGCGAACTGTTCCATCGCTTCGACCATGCACCCGATGTTCTTGCGGGGATTGTCGAGGGACTCGACGCCGGTGAGTACGATGAACGTGTCCTTCTCGACCCCGTACTGGCTACGCAGGCTTGCCCTGTCGCGCGGCGCGAAAAGGGTCGTGTCGTGCGTGTTGGGAATGACAGCGACCTTCTTCCCGGTGAAGAGCGGGCTTCGGCGGGCTTTGTCGGCCAGCCATGCGCTGGGGCTGACCATGGTGATGTCGAGTTCACGGTACAGAAGGCGTTTGAACCGGTGCGCCTGCAAGCTGACATCGTTGGGGGCAGGATGCGCCAGCAGGGGACAGTTGCCGCATTCATGCTCATACCGTTCGCATGAGACATGATAGTGACAGCCACCCGTGAAGGGGTTCATGTCGTGGAGTGTCCACACGAGCTTCTTGTTCCGCAGCAGCCTGAAGAGGGCGGGGGAGTAGAGGATGCCTGACGCCCAGTGGAGGTGGACGACGTCGGCGGCCTCGACGATATGGTCGGGCAATGCCGGAGAGGCGAGAAGTGTGGACGTGTCGGAAAAGAGCTCACACGCGCCTTGTTCGCGTGTTTCGGGCGTGGAGAGTGTGCTCCAGTACCGGAAGAGTGGAGACATGAAGGGCGTTGCGTCAGGTCGCTGGTAATTGAGCGCCACATGCCCCGGCTGCACGGGGTCGCAGCAGGCGAGGGTGCATGCATGTCCGTACTCGACAAGTGCGGAATGGAGGCGCTGTGCCGCATAGGTCGCCCCGCCTGCGGGCAGCGCCGTGATGGTCAGTATGTTCATTGGCGGGCCATGTCTCCTGAAGTAAGGCTCCTGATTCGGGGCGGGCGGCACCTGTCCGCCCAGCCAGCGTCCGGGGCATGACGCCCCGTCCTGCGGTGTGCACGGCGGCTAGTCGCCGGGCCGGTGTACGTCCGTCTCCTGTCCGTCAGCCTTGGTGCGGACGAGGTGAACCCGGGCGTACCGTTCGCGGATGAATTGTCCGTTCGAGGCTTCAAGGAATTCGTCAACCGCCCTGCGGCATCCGCTGTAGTGGTCATAGTCGTCGATGATCATGCGGCCCCCCGGTGAGATGTGGGGGGCGATACGCTCAAGGCAGGTCTTCACCGACTGGTACCAGTCGCAATCTATGTGAGCCAGCGCCACCGGCCCGGAAGGGTAGAGGGTGTTCTCGTAGAGGCCGGGGACGAAGGTTATGCCATGTTCGGCAGGGGGCAGTCCGAGAGCGACGAAGTTGTCCTGCACATTCTTGAGCAGGTCAGGTTCGTAGCCGTAATAGCGCTTGCCGTTGAGCCCCGTGGACTCTCCGGCGGCAATGACCGCAAAACGGGCACGTGCCTCTTCGCCATCGTTGCTGCCGGGGGGCGGGATGCACCCGAAGACATCGAAGACATGCAACGGTCGCTCTTTAGCCTTGGCCGTGGCAAGAACCATGGTCGACCCGCCGAGGGCACACCCGGCTTCGATGATACAGCCCGGGATTGCCGCCGATTCGATGAGCCCTACGGTCTCGGCGAGCCCGTGCAGGGCTCCCGGTTCGAGATACGAAAGCCCCTCGTCGAGCACATGCCTGATGACGGCGGTCCTGCCAGTGCCGGAGGGCACCCCCCCGATGCGCTCTGCCATCTCGTCGTCGACGAGTCGGGGCAAGGGGGTCTGCGCCGTCCATTCCTCGATTCCGCTCACATCCAGCACGGCAAGGCTGCAAAGCCGCCACCAGACGATGCCGGGAAGCTGCTGCGGGAGTTTCTGCAGGTCGACAAGCTCACGCAGCAGGGGGCTTCGGTGCACAAGGGGCATGAGGTCTGCCTGCAACTGTGGCAGCTTGGAGCTGATGTCCGTGTAAAGCCCCCGTTTTATCTGGTGAAACCGCAATGATTCAGGGATGGCGGGGAACAGCTGCCGTGCGAGTCCCTTAAGGTACCCGTCCTGACACAGGTCCTTCAGCGGGACGCTGGCACAGAACTCGTACAGCCGCGTATCCAGCAGGGGAACCCGTTCTTCAATGCCGTGGGCCATGGAGTTCCGGTCGGCGTCCCGCAGCAGGTATTGCAGTTCATATGTGAACAGGGATTTCTGCTGTTGTTCCCCCCACGAAGAGGCGCCGACGAATGTCGAAATCCATTCTTCAGGGTCGGCGATGGTGTGCTTGAGGTGCAGGGCTGCGATGTCGTGTGCGTAGTCGTTTGCCCAGCCTAGCGGGTGGCTGTAGCTGTCCCATGTGCTTCTGATGGTGCGTCTGTCCTGCATGAGATGCCTTGACTGACGCAGACACCACCAGATGAGAGACATGATTCGTCTCTGTGCGAGCATGTCGCGAACGACAGCCGGATAGTACCGTTGATAGCCGCAGAACAGTTCGTCGCCACCGTGTCCGCTCATGGACACGATGACACCCAGCTTGCGCATTTCACGATACAGATGGAACTGGTTGTACGACCCCCAGAAGAGCGAAGGCTCGTCGTTGAACAGCATGTAGCGGACGATGTCGGCCGTGGGAATGGCGTCGGGATGCCGTATGGGGTTGACATGAAGCCCCAGTTTGTCAGCCAGCGCCGTGATGAGCGGAAATTCGTCGAGCATTGAAGAACTGGCAGCGTCGATGGAATAGCACTCAGGGGCGATGCCTTCCGCGACAAGGGCAGCCGCCACGTTGGCGGAATCGATCCCCGAACTGAGACACAGCCCGACATCACGGTCGCTGCGCATCCGTATGCGGCATGACTGGCGAATGAGCCCCGCCCCTTCGTCGACGAGTTCGTGAAGGCTACGCGGTGTCTCCGTGATTCTGGGCGCGTAATAGCGTGTCACCGACGGCTCATCGTCGGGGCTGGCGAGCGTAAGGCAGTGACCGGGCGGGATTTGCCTGATGTTCTCGAAGAAGGTCCGTCCCTGCGGGGCAGTCGTCAGCGCATAGGAAAGATAGGCGGAGGCCACGTCCGGGTCCCACTTTCGCAGCACCAGTCCGCTGGCGGATATGGCCTTGATCTCCGAGGCGAAGATGAGGAAATCGTGCGTGACGGCGTAGTGGAACGGCTTGACGCCGTAGTGGAACGGCTTGACGCCGAACGGGTCGCGTGCGGCGAAAAGACTGCCACGGCTGGCATCGAAGATGGCGAAGGCGAATATGCCGTTGAACCGTTCAAGGCATCCTGCGCCCCAGTGGCGGTAGGACGCAAGAAGCACCTCGGTGTCTCCGGAGGTCTCGAAGTGCTCGCCGAGTGCGGTCAGTTCACTTCGAAGTTCGATATAGTTGAAGAGCTCACCATTGAAGACGATATGCAGGTCCCCCCGGCGTAGCGGCTGGGCCGACTTGTCGGAGAGGTCGAGAATGGACAGCCTTCTGTGGCCAAGCCAGACCGGCGCGGGTTCCAAGCCGGCTGCGAGGGCGTCAGCCGAGTGGCGTCGTCCTGCCGCGAAGGCCCCGGTCGACTGCCGCCGAAAGGATACACCGTAACCGGCGTCAGGCCCACGATGCTCCTGACTGGTGAGCATCCTGTTCAGGGGCTGGCTCGATACGTTTCTGTCTTTGCGAGATATGATGCCTGCAATGCCGCACATGAATGCCTCTATGGAAGCAGGGATGCCGCAGGGTGCACGTGTTGCATCCTTGCTGGCGCACCTGGGTTGATCGCGAGAATGGCCCGGTAGCTATCTGAAAAGCGTGAAGATGCTACGCCTTGCCGAGTAGCCGAACCTGTCCATCCAGAGCCTGTTCCGGCTCATGAAGTAGTCTATTTCAGATTTCTTGATCGACCATGGAACGCTGACCTTGCCCCTTCTGAAATAGTTCTTCCCCATGCCTTGCAGCGTGTCGAACGGGTTCACCCATTTGCGAAGCATGGGCAGACCTGTGAAGTCTGCAATCCTGTCGATGTTCTCCTGTGCTGCCGGAGACAACAGGTCTTCATAACGAATGAGCAATGTATTGGGTCGATCCATAGGAGACCATGCTTCTATGTGGGCAGACCATGTGGGGAATGCCGTCCCGTCGACCACCTGCTGCCAGGTGCACTGCACATTCTCTATTTTCGCCAGATAGTGGCGGTATGAATCGGTCGCGATGAGACCGTTGCGTATGATATAGATGGCCCGGTCGTCGCTCTCCGGTTCTTCATGGGTCTTGACGACCGTGACATGCTGTTCCGCACGTGCCTTTTCGAGAAAGTCGTCAAGTTCACCCCCGAATGGTCGCGCACCCATGAATTTGGCGATGTCGACATTGGAGTACTCGTTCGTACGTTCATATTTCGAGTAGGTTTCAAGCCCGAAACAATGGTTGAAAATCGTCCGTAGCAGCGAATTGCCAGACCGGGGAAAGGATGTGAGCCAGACAAGCATGTTGCGACCTTCTTCTATTCTGTGTTTCGTATGCTACTTGCCCATGGGACAATGATTTCCGGATGCAATGCCCATCCAGTTGACACGTCACCTGCGAAGAAGGCGGTTCCACAACTTTTTGAGTGTGAATCCGGTTTTCTCATCCTGTGGTGAGAATTTGACGAAGGCAGCTTCCTTGTCGGACTTGCGTTCGCTGAACCGGTACCCTTCCGCATAGGCCGAAACGTACTCCGAATTCACATATGTAGAGAGCCTTCCTATGCACATGGCGCATCTCTGCCGGTACGGGCTTGCCGGGTCGGTTCGCATCTTCCTGTAGTAGCGTATGATTTCATCGAACGGCGCTTCGGAGATATGTTTCATCCATGAAGACGAGAGCGACGACCATTCAGCCTGATAGTTGCCTGTGCATGGTGCCACATAGCCGTTCGTCATCAGTACCGGAGTGATGAGACTGTTGAAACAGGCATGGGTCTTTACGGGCATGACCTTGTCTTCATGCATCGGAATACATTGGAACCAGCCCACCTGTTCAGCAAAGAACGAGAATGTATCTATGCCGAATTCTTTCCAGAATTCGAGGATTTCGTCTTTGCGGGTCTTGACCTCGTCGAACCAGCCACTCTGTACCCCGATGATCATGCCTGAACCGGCCTCGTCCCTGACGCGCATCAGATTGCGGAGGTTGGCGAGAATCCTGTCGTAGTCAGCCCCAAGCCTGATGCTCTCGACGATTTCCTTTGTGTGCCCGTCGATGCTGAAGAGCACTGCGCCGACACCGAGCTCGACAAGTTCCCGGGCCACCTTGTCATCCACCAGCATGCCGTTGGTGAGGATGCGGACATGCAACCCCCTTCTGATGGCCTCGCGGATGTAGGGCATGGCCTTCTTCGATACGAACAGTTCACCTGTGCCGCAGAAGAGAAGGTCGTCTCCGGGCTTCCTCTGGTCGAGGAAGAGGTAGTAGTCCTCTTCTTTCAACTCTTGCCGTTCGGTCTTGCCCCGGCTCGCTGCGAAGTCGTAGCGCGAGTCGTCACCATGGAACGAGCACCCCCGGCATCGCAGGTTGCAGAAGTCCGTAACGCTCACCATGGTATGGTGGTAGAATGTGGAGAAGAGGAAGACGACCTCGAATGCGTCGTTGTAGTCCAGAAGGACAGGGTTGCTGCTGTAGAAGGCAGTCATGTCCAGGGCGGCAACCTTGTCCGCGAACGAGTCTCCCCATCGTGCCGGGTCGACGATGATCGTCTTTGGCAGGACTTCGGAGGTCAGCATGGGGGCTTTCCATTCCTTGTCCTCCATGAAACGTCGCGCGTCGACGGTGCGTATGGCATCAGTGCCCAGCCATTCAGTGGCATGGTCACTGACATAGGCAAGAAAGTCGTCTCCGGCGTCTCCGAAATGGATGACGACGGGGAGTCCGCCGCGCTGTATTTCGCGAAGTTCGTCAGGACCGAGCGCCTTGATTCCTTCAAGGGAGAAGATCGAAGACATCGTGTATCCCTTCATTATTGTGATTGTGAAGTGCGGAATGAAATGTCCGTTTCAATGTCTACAAGACCTATGAATGGAATCTGTAGACCATGCGACGGCTTGCAGACTACGAACGATCCAGCTTTCAGCAGACTGAAAAGCGGTTTGCCGGATGCAATGAGCGTCTCTGCAGAAATATACTCCAGTTGCTCTGCTATCCATGAAGGGTGCTCGCCAATCCCCACGCTGAAAGTATAGTCGCCGCAGGCCACCGGAAGCCTCATCTTCCAGCAGAGACGTAAGCGAACGTCGCGGCCGAGCGTTGCCGGAATGCCCGAACGGGTGAGGAGGGAATTGGTGCAATAGAGGGGCAGGTTGTCCTTGGTGTTGATCGTGAGCCCTATGGCCAGTTGTTCGACATCGCGAAGCGTCGTGACTTCGATGAAGAAATGGGCGTATTGCCCCTGTTCGAACATCCGGCATGGACTACCGGCAGGGGTGCACAGGGCAACCCTGTCTATCCTGACGCTCTCTTCTTCGGCCACGATGGACTGTGCAGCATCCAGTGGGAGGAAGGCCTCGTCGGGAGGCCAGAAGTCCATGTCCCCCGCCTCGTCAACGCTGGCGGAGTGCGAGGCCGAAGCCGTTCGCGTCTCGTCGCTGACTGCAGCGGAGGCCTCGAGGCCCTTCGCCAGCGTAGGGCGGCTGTTCCCATAAAGCCGAAGCCCCGTTTCGACTTCGCCCTGATGGGTCACCCTGCCGTTTTCCAGAAGGATGACCGACGAACAGTATTTGCGCACCGCCTGTACGTCGTGGGTGACAAGCAGAATGGCAACCCCCTTGTCCAGAAGGCCCGCCATGTGGGCATGGCATTTCTGCTGGAAAAAGATGTCGCCCACCGCAAGCGCTTCATCGACGATGAGGATGTCGGGAGAAAGACATGCCTGCACAGCGAAGGCGAGGCGGACGAACATGCCGCTGGAGTAGGTCTTGACGGGCTGGTCGAAGAATTCGCCGATCTCTGCGAAATCGCGAATCTCGTCGAGCCGTTGCTCCACCTCGCGTGTAGACAGGCCGAGTGCCGTGCCGTTCACGAAGACGTTCTCCCGACCTGTGAAGTCGGGCAGGAAGCCGCTGCCGAGTTCGAGAAGCGACGCCACCCGCCCGCGAAGCAAGGCTTCGCCTGTGGTCGGCTTGAGCGCCCCCGCGAGAATCTGGAGCAGCGTGCTCTTTCCGGCACCGTTATGCCCGACAACGCCAAGGGCCTCACCCTTGCGCACAGTGAACGACACGTCCTGCAACGCCCAGAAAGGACGCCCCAGCGAGCGGCGCAGCAGCATCTGCTTGAGTCGGTCGGCCGGTCTGTCGAATATCTCGTAGCACTTGCCGAGGCGTTCTGCGGCGATGGCTACCGTAGGGTCGTCGCGCATGATCGCGGCGACCTGCCCGTTTTCGTTGGTGTCATAGAACATCGGCAAAGGCCTTGCGTGCTTGCATGAATACGAGATGCCCCACCCACAGGACGCAGGCGCCGAGAACAGTGACGATACCGAGGGAGACCGGTTCGGGAGCCTGACCGAAGTAGATGACGTGCCGGAATGCCTCCACGATTTCCGTCATGGGGTTGCAGCGAAGCAGGAACCGCCATTGCTCTGGCACCATATCCAGCTGGTAGACGATGGGGGTCGCGAAGAACAAGAGCTGAAGCGCTACACTCACGGCATGTTGCATGTCGCGCAGGAACACCCCAAGAGCGGAAAGCAGAAAGGCACCCCCGAGACTCCAGAGGCAGAGAGGCACGTACAGGGCAGGAATCCACAGGAGTGTGAGGTGGAATGGCATTCCCTTCATGGCAAGGGCTGCCAGCAAGATGACGAGTGCCGCCAGTGAATTGAAGAGAGACACCCCGAGATGGACAACGGGGAGGATTTCCAGCGGGAAGCACATCTTCTGTACGAAGCTGGGGCGCGCCTGAATCAGGGTGGGGGCACCGCCCGTCACCTCCGCGAAAAGCCACCACGGAACGAAACCGCAAAACAGCATGAGGGCGTAGTCGCCCACGCCCCCGCTGAAACGTGATGCCTGGTAGATGACCCCGAAGACGAAGGTGTAGACCCCCAGCACGAGAACGGGTGTGGCAAGCACCCACAGCCAGCCGAGACAGGTTCCACGGTAGCGCGCGGCGATGTCCCGGCGCAGCAGCTGCATGAAGAGGTCCCTACGTGCCACCAGCGTGCGTAGCAAGGTCACCGGATTGTGTGTCAGCGAGGTGCCTCTCCGGGAAGAGACGCACGTTATTGTGTGCGACGCAAGCGGCCCCTTGCAGGCGGATATATGTTCTTTCACTAGCTAGCAGCCTGTTTTCATTCAATGATTGCGTCATGGCTATGACTATGCTTATTGAATACACGGTTTTACCGTGCAGTGCAAATGCAAGAATGAAGAATAGATGGGGCTTGCTTCATGTGATGAGGACAAAATCACCGATTTGGAGTATCCACTGGCTCACAGCCGGAAAAAAGCAGGCGCTGCCGACTGCCATCTTCCCTGAAGGCTTTTGCGGCGTTACACGCGTCATCCCTGTTTGAGGTGTTCCGGGCTGTGCATGAGCGTGATGCATGGAGTCTCCGGTGCAGGCCCGCTGTT
Coding sequences:
- a CDS encoding glycosyltransferase, with translation MLKAFRKNQHPVAIPSTLPDGSAWPRISIVTPSYNNAKYIEETIISVLEQGYPDVEHIIVDGASKDGTAAILDRYRGHVARIIQEPDTGQSNAINKGMRLATGEIVTWLNSDDLLAPGALAAVAMAFHMSGADMVAGGCQLYRNGGYLGTHLTSCADGTLPAEEISDLYGGWQTGKFFYQPEVMFTRDLWQRAGGQVREDLHYCMDVEMWLRFASCGARLHVIGAPVAMFRLHEEQKTNNPDASPDEYIPVANAWRTTHGLPPITRTTLPPPPPPLKVAFVNDIGFQYGAGIAHQRLFTAVSSAGHTVRGWATGFQSPRDVFEATAARIISEIEAFEPDVVVCGNLHCTIADSDMLVRLTDRWPTCFCLHDLWLLTGHCPHPGFLDCVRHLAGCDHTCPSPDTYPTIAAGDIRKAWDAKREVMARDTFLALANSNWTRAQHDGCTTPGHEARLLRLGCDESIFHPGDRLEARRQLGLDMDAFVVLMPMVDFSSPFKGSVEGLEALSGAGLENLQVICFGVVEQEMIARFPILTALGYLHDPEAVATAYRAADVVVSFSHAETFGQTLMEAACCGIPSLAYRCTGLPDAVVDGVSGFLVDETPDALITRLHQLHADANLRASLGTWAALYARNSRCLQAEYHSFHTNLEEAGLLAPGRLGKNIFFAHTEAHEAEPSIPVSDPRPGSAFKNWLRRELPTPVWMALRRVYRGTKSRLGMHP
- a CDS encoding glycosyltransferase family 4 protein, with product MNILTITALPAGGATYAAQRLHSALVEYGHACTLACCDPVQPGHVALNYQRPDATPFMSPLFRYWSTLSTPETREQGACELFSDTSTLLASPALPDHIVEAADVVHLHWASGILYSPALFRLLRNKKLVWTLHDMNPFTGGCHYHVSCERYEHECGNCPLLAHPAPNDVSLQAHRFKRLLYRELDITMVSPSAWLADKARRSPLFTGKKVAVIPNTHDTTLFAPRDRASLRSQYGVEKDTFIVLTGVESLDNPRKNIGCMVEAMEQFAQRRPHISFELVLFGAGGANLLASFPTRHVGSLDAESLVDWYNMADVFVHPSRLDNLSNTLCEAQCCGTPVISFDAGGSTEAFQDGETGFISGNQPQHLAEALDRLLSSDMESLRQKARMFAMNRFNGKNIAQRYTDIYEDDIINQEHHGMHGPADERLASNAMDGFLKVAPFDKPAP
- the asnB gene encoding asparagine synthase (glutamine-hydrolyzing), with amino-acid sequence MCGIAGIISRKDRNVSSQPLNRMLTSQEHRGPDAGYGVSFRRQSTGAFAAGRRHSADALAAGLEPAPVWLGHRRLSILDLSDKSAQPLRRGDLHIVFNGELFNYIELRSELTALGEHFETSGDTEVLLASYRHWGAGCLERFNGIFAFAIFDASRGSLFAARDPFGVKPFHYGVKPFHYAVTHDFLIFASEIKAISASGLVLRKWDPDVASAYLSYALTTAPQGRTFFENIRQIPPGHCLTLASPDDEPSVTRYYAPRITETPRSLHELVDEGAGLIRQSCRIRMRSDRDVGLCLSSGIDSANVAAALVAEGIAPECYSIDAASSSMLDEFPLITALADKLGLHVNPIRHPDAIPTADIVRYMLFNDEPSLFWGSYNQFHLYREMRKLGVIVSMSGHGGDELFCGYQRYYPAVVRDMLAQRRIMSLIWWCLRQSRHLMQDRRTIRSTWDSYSHPLGWANDYAHDIAALHLKHTIADPEEWISTFVGASSWGEQQQKSLFTYELQYLLRDADRNSMAHGIEERVPLLDTRLYEFCASVPLKDLCQDGYLKGLARQLFPAIPESLRFHQIKRGLYTDISSKLPQLQADLMPLVHRSPLLRELVDLQKLPQQLPGIVWWRLCSLAVLDVSGIEEWTAQTPLPRLVDDEMAERIGGVPSGTGRTAVIRHVLDEGLSYLEPGALHGLAETVGLIESAAIPGCIIEAGCALGGSTMVLATAKAKERPLHVFDVFGCIPPPGSNDGEEARARFAVIAAGESTGLNGKRYYGYEPDLLKNVQDNFVALGLPPAEHGITFVPGLYENTLYPSGPVALAHIDCDWYQSVKTCLERIAPHISPGGRMIIDDYDHYSGCRRAVDEFLEASNGQFIRERYARVHLVRTKADGQETDVHRPGD
- a CDS encoding sulfotransferase domain-containing protein — translated: MLVWLTSFPRSGNSLLRTIFNHCFGLETYSKYERTNEYSNVDIAKFMGARPFGGELDDFLEKARAEQHVTVVKTHEEPESDDRAIYIIRNGLIATDSYRHYLAKIENVQCTWQQVVDGTAFPTWSAHIEAWSPMDRPNTLLIRYEDLLSPAAQENIDRIADFTGLPMLRKWVNPFDTLQGMGKNYFRRGKVSVPWSIKKSEIDYFMSRNRLWMDRFGYSARRSIFTLFR
- a CDS encoding radical SAM/SPASM domain-containing protein, which produces MSSIFSLEGIKALGPDELREIQRGGLPVVIHFGDAGDDFLAYVSDHATEWLGTDAIRTVDARRFMEDKEWKAPMLTSEVLPKTIIVDPARWGDSFADKVAALDMTAFYSSNPVLLDYNDAFEVVFLFSTFYHHTMVSVTDFCNLRCRGCSFHGDDSRYDFAASRGKTERQELKEEDYYLFLDQRKPGDDLLFCGTGELFVSKKAMPYIREAIRRGLHVRILTNGMLVDDKVARELVELGVGAVLFSIDGHTKEIVESIRLGADYDRILANLRNLMRVRDEAGSGMIIGVQSGWFDEVKTRKDEILEFWKEFGIDTFSFFAEQVGWFQCIPMHEDKVMPVKTHACFNSLITPVLMTNGYVAPCTGNYQAEWSSLSSSWMKHISEAPFDEIIRYYRKMRTDPASPYRQRCAMCIGRLSTYVNSEYVSAYAEGYRFSERKSDKEAAFVKFSPQDEKTGFTLKKLWNRLLRR
- a CDS encoding ABC transporter ATP-binding protein → MFYDTNENGQVAAIMRDDPTVAIAAERLGKCYEIFDRPADRLKQMLLRRSLGRPFWALQDVSFTVRKGEALGVVGHNGAGKSTLLQILAGALKPTTGEALLRGRVASLLELGSGFLPDFTGRENVFVNGTALGLSTREVEQRLDEIRDFAEIGEFFDQPVKTYSSGMFVRLAFAVQACLSPDILIVDEALAVGDIFFQQKCHAHMAGLLDKGVAILLVTHDVQAVRKYCSSVILLENGRVTHQGEVETGLRLYGNSRPTLAKGLEASAAVSDETRTASASHSASVDEAGDMDFWPPDEAFLPLDAAQSIVAEEESVRIDRVALCTPAGSPCRMFEQGQYAHFFIEVTTLRDVEQLAIGLTINTKDNLPLYCTNSLLTRSGIPATLGRDVRLRLCWKMRLPVACGDYTFSVGIGEHPSWIAEQLEYISAETLIASGKPLFSLLKAGSFVVCKPSHGLQIPFIGLVDIETDISFRTSQSQ
- a CDS encoding ABC transporter permease, whose protein sequence is MQLLRRDIAARYRGTCLGWLWVLATPVLVLGVYTFVFGVIYQASRFSGGVGDYALMLFCGFVPWWLFAEVTGGAPTLIQARPSFVQKMCFPLEILPVVHLGVSLFNSLAALVILLAALAMKGMPFHLTLLWIPALYVPLCLWSLGGAFLLSALGVFLRDMQHAVSVALQLLFFATPIVYQLDMVPEQWRFLLRCNPMTEIVEAFRHVIYFGQAPEPVSLGIVTVLGACVLWVGHLVFMQARKAFADVL